From Sander vitreus isolate 19-12246 chromosome 5, sanVit1, whole genome shotgun sequence:
ACATTCACTCAGTTCAATCAACTGATTCTCTCTGAGGTATAAATGAGGTCTAGATGGGTTTGCACCAGACATAACTTCTAAACATCATCTTTAAATAACCCCAAGAATAAAATCCCCAGTGGAGAGGAATTTGGCATTAAGCTAACATCTGAATAGTGGCACAGTTGTAGTCACATATACATCACTTCCAATGTCTCTTGGTTTAATGACACCAACAGTCTCAGGTTGTCTTTGCATTCCTGGGCCAGATTGTGGTTGTAGCTTCCCTGActcacagacaggaagtggcCCGTTACTGCCAGAGAGTCGGTCTCAGAAATCTCAGGGCTCTCAGATGGCTGTGTACATTGTTCATCCACAAAACTGCACCACTGGTCTTCCTGTGACTGGATGGTTGCATGCTCGACAAGCCCTTGTTCAGTTTTCAGTAACTCACTGGCTAGCCTCAGTGCACAGCTAGCAGTCAGAGATGGTGGGTATTTGTTGAAAGCATAGTCTGCTAGACTCAACTCGCACACCTTTTGTGCGAGGTTGCTGCACTGCTGTGGTCTTTTTGTGTTTGGATTCATTATTGTAAACCTGTCACCACTTGTGTTCTCAGTCTCAAGCTGGGCAGCCTCAATGCAGTTGGTATAATAGTCCAGGAAAAAGGCCAGGGTAGGTGCAGCGAGGCGGAAGTTGAGACGGAGGAGGATGAGACACTCCAGGTTGCAGAGCTGCTCCTTTGTGAAGGCATCACAGCACAATGACAAGAGATGGCTGATCCGTGGTGAGCACACCTCCACCTGGGTGACAGAGAAAGGGAGTGAGTTATAATGAATGAAATCCAAACATGCAAACTATTTGTTCTTCAAGCTTCTACCACATCCTAAGACGCACCTGTTTGCAGGCTAGGAGGAGTGTAGTTACACCCAGTAACTGGAAGCAGTCAGCAGCCACCGGTGTGGATGCCATGAACCTGTCCATGATGTTCACTGCCAAGCAGCAGCACTCAAAGGACAGACGAAAATGTTTGTGTACAGGGATGAGCCAGCTGACGAGCCTACACCGGGCCTCTGCAGTCAGCTGCAATGTAGAACACAGACTCAATTAGTATAAACTGCAGATTGAAAGTTTAAATGATTAAAAGATTTGTATTTTAGTGACAGTCAGGGGCATCAGACTTGGGGGGGGGCCACAAAGatactagaatgaatagctgtggatgcagggaggggcccatatAGAGAATGCCTACAGGGTCCAGAATAGTGTGCTACGCCACTGTGACAATAACTTAAAGATGCCTTTATTAATAAgtggaaataaaaacatgaaacattttcTATAGCCTGCTATTGGATTTTTATAGCAGTTTCACAAATATTTTCATGTCATTGATCCCAAAGTATTCATGCATTCAGCAACTACACCTGTGTTTCTTTAGCTCCACAATGGCaatattttgttaatttaaaGTGGATATTGAGGTATAGTGATATGATTAGTTATGAAAAGGTCATCTCTATTGGAAAACTTGATGCCACAATAAATTATTAAACTATAAATGTACTGGGGAATCTAACTATCTCCCTTGAAACACCAAAAGGCAATGttaccaataaaataaaaatgagccaTTATGTTAGATGACAAATAATA
This genomic window contains:
- the ccno gene encoding cyclin-O, yielding MVSFVNGECSSEPVNKLRRTTGASPPTEAHTTVQQRQTARHRKQILMSKLSDSGFEEDLGSSPISSPARIDVSPLRSDEPPAGQLSNWYLQYGDIGFKIQREKEAQFHSCKSLARQPQLTAEARCRLVSWLIPVHKHFRLSFECCCLAVNIMDRFMASTPVAADCFQLLGVTTLLLACKQVEVCSPRISHLLSLCCDAFTKEQLCNLECLILLRLNFRLAAPTLAFFLDYYTNCIEAAQLETENTSGDRFTIMNPNTKRPQQCSNLAQKVCELSLADYAFNKYPPSLTASCALRLASELLKTEQGLVEHATIQSQEDQWCSFVDEQCTQPSESPEISETDSLAVTGHFLSVSQGSYNHNLAQECKDNLRLLVSLNQETLEVMYM